A section of the Tenrec ecaudatus isolate mTenEca1 chromosome 10, mTenEca1.hap1, whole genome shotgun sequence genome encodes:
- the RNF224 gene encoding RING finger protein 224: protein MLQLEKHQAPEEAATAGTRRSDCVICYSAYDLAGHLPRRLYCGHTFCQACVRRLDTPAHEQRWILCPQCRQSTPTPRGGVVMLDLDLAAFLAVKAEREPARGEPQQPRPFKGGTAVVVTQQPAGLWPGLGPQPHFSRPRPCCCCCCCWDIPGSPSV, encoded by the coding sequence ATGCTGCAGCTGGAGAAACACCAGGCCCCTGAGGAGGCAGCCACGGCAGGGACAAGGAGAAGCGACTGCGTCATCTGCTACTCAGCGTACGACCTGGCTGGGCACCTGCCCCGCCGCCTCTACTGTGGCCACACCTTCTGCCAGGCGTGTGTGCGGCGACTGGACACGCCGGCTCACGAGCAGCGCTGGATCCTGTGTCCCCAGTGCCGCCAGAGCACCCCCACGCCCCGGGGAGGGGTAGTCATGCTGGACCTGGACCTGGCCGCCTTCCTGGCTGTCAAGGCCGAGCGGGAGCCGGCACGAGGGGAGCCCCAGCAGCCCAGGCCCTTCAAAGGTGGCACAGCAGTGGTGGTCACACAGCAGCCGGCTggcctctggcctgggctgggtccCCAGCCCCACTTCTCTCGGCCCagaccctgctgctgctgctgctgctgctgggacaTCCCAGGCAGCCCCTCCGTCTGA
- the CYSRT1 gene encoding cysteine-rich tail protein 1: MADQPPCWDKCTMDPHETVVKNPYAHISIPRAHLRPDLVKQLEAAPCSSSSSPETQPLPTGPCSPDPVRLLQPTEAPDPKGGKGAKGASPLPCQESWQQPGNPYSSAQRQAGLTYAGLPPIGRGDDIAHHCCCIPCCSCCHCPRFCRCHSCCCCVVS; the protein is encoded by the coding sequence ATGGCAGACCAGCCACCTTGCTGGGACAAATGCACCATGGACCCCCATGAGACGGTGGTCAAGAATCCCTATGCCCACATCAGCATCCCCCGTGCTCACCTGCGACCCGACCTGGTGAAGCAGCTGGAGGCCgctccctgctcctcctcttcatcccctGAGACACAGCCACTGCCCACAGGACCCTGCAGCCCAGATCCTGTCCGCCTCCTGCAGCCCACCGAGGCTCCAGACCCCAAGGGGGGCAAAGGGGCCAAGGGGGCCTCCCCCCTCCCGTGCCAGGAGTCTTGGCAACAGCCCGGCAACCCCTACAGCAGCGCCCAGCGCCAGGCAGGACTGACCTACGCGGGCCTGCCGCCCATTGGGCGCGGAGACGACATTGCCCACCACTGCTGCTGCATCCCCTGCTGCTCTTGCTGCCATTGCCCGCGCTTCTGCCGCTgccacagctgctgctgctgcgtggTATCCTAG
- the RNF208 gene encoding RING finger protein 208, which produces MPAEPGPEVGSGWPGLLMSCLKGPHVILKMEAMKIVHPEKFPELPAAPPCFPPAPRPTPALAPKRAWPSDTEIIVNQACGGDIPALEGASHTPPLARRPRKSSAELGFPRVAPDEVIVNQYVLRPSSAAVPVAPSVAGGEPLECPTCGHTYNATQRRPRVLSCLHSVCEQCLQILYESCPKYKFISCPTCRRETVLFTDYGLAALAVNTSILSRLPPEALTAPTGGQWGGEPEGSCYQTFRQYCGAACTCHVRNPLSACSIM; this is translated from the coding sequence ATGCCGGCTGAGCCTGGGCCCGAGGTgggcagcggctggcctggcctcCTCATGTCCTGCCTGAAGGGCCCCCATGTCATCCTCAAGATGGAAGCCATGAAGATCGTGCACCCTGAGAAGTTTCCAGAGCTGCCGGCAGCACCCCCCTGTTTTCCCCCTGCACCCCGGCCCACCCCTGCCCTGGCACCCAAGCGCGCCTGGCCCTCAGACACAGAGATCATTGTCAACCAGGCCTGTGGGGGGGACATACCTGCCTTGGAAGGGGCGTCCCACACACCACCCCTGGCCCGCCGGCCCCGAAAGAGCAGTGCTGAGCTGGGCTTCCCTCGGGTGGCGCCTGACGAGGTCATCGTGAACCAGTATGTGCTGCGGCCCAGTTCGGCGGCGGTTCCAGTGGCCCCTTCGGTGGCGGGGGGCGAGCCCCTGGAGTGCCCCACCTGCGGGCACACTTACAATGCCACCCAGCGGCGGCCCCGAGTGCTGTCCTGCCTGCACTCCGTGTGTGAGCAGTGTCTGCAGATCCTCTACGAGTCCTGCCCCAAGTACAAGTTCATCTCCTGCCCCACCTGCCGCCGCGAGACCGTGCTCTTCACGGACTATGGCCTGGCTGCGCTGGCTGTCAACACGTCCATTCTGAGCCGCCTGCCCCCTGAGGCACTCACCGCCCCAACCGGTGGCCAGTGGGGTGGCGAGCCCGAGGGCAGCTGTTACCAGACCTTCCGGCAATATTGTGGGGCTGCGTGTACCTGCCACGTGCGGAACCCTCTCTCTGCCTGCTCCATCATGTAG
- the LOC142458826 gene encoding ring finger protein-like has translation MLFACFALQKTQPLKQHGYSPAAGAWSLTKLARQALCGPQPAQGAGLCQPPPLGGASQHSAGKSCRGADPPHCLQILRVGCWLVGCSCHGNGTAPRLGLGPALVRDGLPLAQDLPGTGTGRQGPDKVSSKRGGDRPPTARSVPGARVEPRLRTDPEGDPDPHSPGHLAALGSQPPHTSTGPPSPPPTSLSPEWQDSPGQERADGGEGSAGPEAPLCASLLERQPLLGAAAAASAAEEAPGTEGEECPICTEPYAAVSERRLTLLNCGHGLCTGCLGRLLSAVPSADLGRVRCPLCRQKTPMLEWAICQLQEELLQADGPQRPAPATPPQPPGRGRGFWAALEHRYQLRFLAGPVGGHGCLPCLPCPPRLGARLWALRDRGACARRLALLSLLALELLGLLLVFTPLLLLALLFVLLERASR, from the coding sequence ATGCTGTTCGCCTGCTTTGCACTTCAAAAGACCCAACCCCTGAAGCAACACGGGTACAGCCCAGCGGCGGGTGCATGGAGCCTCACCAAACTGGCAAGACAGGCCCTTTGTGGGCCCCAGCCAGCCCAGGGGGCGGGCCTGTGTCAGCCCCCACCCCTGGGCGGGGCCTCCCAGCACTCCGCTGGGAAATCCTGCCGCGGAGCCGACCCGCCCCATTGCCTACAAATCCTCAGAGTTGGTTGCTGGCTGGTGGGTTGCAGCTGTCACGGTAACGGGACAGCGCCGAGGCTGGGCTTGGGCCCCGCTTTAGTCCGGGACGGCCTCCCGCTGGCCCAGGACCTGCCTGGCACTGGCACAGGGCGCCAGGGCCCGGACAAAGTTTCCTCCAAGCGCGGAGGGGACCGGCCGCCCACCGCAAGGTCAGTACCTGGAGCGAGGGTGGAGCCCAGACTTCGTACGGACCCTGAGGGTGACCCCGACCCTCACAGCCCCGGACATCTCGCAGCCTTGGGGTCTCAACCCCCACATACCAGCACTGGACCCCCCAGCCCGCCTCCGACCTCCTTAAGCCCCGAGTGGCAGGACTCCCCAGGACAAGAGCGGGCAGACGGCGGAGAGGGCAGCGCAGGCCCGGAGGCGCCCCTGTGTGCCAGCCTCCTGGAAAGGCAGCCTCTGCTGGGGGCTGCAGCTGCGGCCAGCGCCGCGGAGGAGGCGCCGGGGACGGAAGGCGAGGAGTGTCCCATCTGCACCGAGCCCTATGCGGCCGTCAGCGAGCGCCGTCTGACGCTGCTCAACTGCGGCCATGGCCTGTGCACCGGCTGCCTGGGCCGCCTGCTGAGCGCGGTGCCCAGCGCCGACTTGGGCCGTGTGCGCTGCCCCCTTTGCCGCCAGAAGACGCCCATGCTCGAGTGGGCCATCTGCCAGCTGCAGGAGGAGCTGCTGCAGGCCGACGGGCCCCAGCGCCCGGCGCCCGCCACGCCGCCCCAGCCGCCCGGCCGCGGCAGGGGCTTCTGGGCCGCCCTGGAGCACCGCTATCAGCTGCGCTTCCTGGCTGGGCCTGTGGGCGGCCACGGCtgcctgccctgcctgccctgcccacccCGCCTGGGCGCCCGGCTCTGGGCCCTGCGGGACCGCGGAGCCTGCGCACGGCGCCTGGCCCTCCTCAGCCTGCTggccctggagctgctgggaCTGCTGCTTGTGTTCACCCCGCTCCTGCTACTAGCGCTGCTCTTCGTGCTGCTGGAGCGTGCCAGCCGCTGA
- the NDOR1 gene encoding NADPH-dependent diflavin oxidoreductase 1 isoform X1, producing MSSPRLLVLFGSQTGTAEDVAERLGREARRRRLGCRVLSLDSYPVVHLINEPLVIFVCATSGQGDPPDNMKNFWRFIFRKNLPPTSLCQVDFAVLGLGDSSYVKFNFVAKKLHRRLLQLGGCALLPACLGDDQHELGPDAAIDPWLRELWVQVQERLPSPAGLSAIPPGVPLPSKFTLHFLPGTPKTEEQQAPPAGPQEPPSQLRPFLAPMVSNQRVTGASHFQDVRLLEFDIASSGVSFAAGDVVLIQPENSASHVQQFCQLLGLDPDQNFVLQPREPDATCPARLPQPCSVRHLVGRYLDVAGVPRRSLFELLASLSPDELEREKLLEFSSAGGQEALHAYCTRPRRTVLEVLCDFPHTAAAVPPDYLLDLIPPIRPRAFSIASSLVTLPGRLQILVAVVQYWTRLKEPRRGLCSCWLASLDPGQGPVQVPLWVQPGSLTFPETADTPVVMVGPGTGVAPFRAAIQERVARGQTGNVLFFGCRQRDQDFYWEAEWQELKRRGCLTLVTAFSREQQQKVYVQHRLREHGPLVWELINQQGAYFYLAGNAKSMPAEVTEALTSVFQEQGGLSGPDAASYLTGLQRALRFQAETWA from the exons ATGTCGAGCCCGCGGCTTCTGGTGCTCTTCGGTAGCCAGACCGGCACGGCTGaggatgtggctgagaggctgggcCGCGAGGCCCGCCGCCGACGGCTGGGCTGCCGGGTGCTGTCCCTGGATTCCTACCCAGTG GTGCATCTGATTAACGAGCCCTTGGTGATATTTGTTTGTGCAACCTCAGGCCAAGGAGACCCCCCTGACAATATGAAG AACTTCTGGAGGTTCATCTTCCGGAAGAACCTGCCACCGACCTCCCTCTGCCAGGTGGATTTTGCGGTCCTGGGCCTCGGGGACTCCTCGTATGTCAA GTTCAATTTTGTGGCCAAGAAGCTGCACCGCCGACTGCTGCAGCTTGGGGGCTGCGCactcctgcccgcctgcctgggtGATGACCAGCATGAGCTGGG GCCCGATGCCGCCATCGATCCTTGGCTGCGAGAGCTGTGGGTGCAGGTGCAGGAGCGCCTCCCATCACCGGCTGGCCTCAGTGCCATCCCGCCAGGCGTCCC TTTACCCTCCAAGTTCACCCTGCATTTCCTGCCGGGGACCCCCAAGACTGAGGAGCAGCAGGCACCCCCAGCAGGCCCTCAAGAGCCCCCCTCACAGCTCCGACCCTTCCTGGCACCCATGGTCTCCAATCAGAGGGTCACCGGTGCTTCACACTTCCAGGACGTCCGGCTGCTCGAGTTCGACATCGCTAGCTCTGGGGTCAG CTTTGCAGCTGGGGATGTGGTGCTGATCCAGCCCGAGAACTCGGCCAGCCACGTCCAGCAGTTCTGCCAGCTGCTAGGTCTGGACCCGGATCAGAACTTTGTGCTGCAGCCCCGGGAGCCAG aTGCTACCTGCCCTGCGCGGCTGCCTCAGCCCTGCTCCGTGCGGCACCTGGTGGGCCGGTATTTGGACGTGGCCGGCGTCCCACGCCGCTCCCTCTTTGAGCTGCTGGCCAGCCTCTCCCCAGATGAGCTGGAGCGGGAGAAGCTGCTGGAATTCAGCTCAGCAGGGGGCCAGGAGGCCCTCCACGCCTACTGCACCCGGCCCCGAAGAACAGTCCTGGAG GTGCTCTGTGACTTTCCTCACACAGCGGCAGCCGTGCCCCCCGACTACCTGCTGGACCTTATACCCCCAATCCGACCACGCGCCTTCTCCATCGCCTCCTCCCTGGTG ACCCTCCCTGGGCGGCTGCAGATCCTGGTGGCCGTGGTGCAGTACTGGACACGCCTCAAGGAGCCCCGCCGGGGCCTGTGCTCCTGCTGGCTAGCTTCTCTGGACCCTGGACAAG GACCTGTCCAGGTGCCCCTGTGGGTGCAGCCTGGGAGCCTGACCTTCCCAGAGACGGCAGATACACCAGTGGTCATGGTGGGGCCTGGGACTGGGGTGGCCCCCTTCCGAGCGGCCATCCAGGAGCGAGTGGCCAGGGGCCAGACCG GGAACGTGCTATTCTTTGGCTGCCGCCAGCGGGACCAAGATTTCTACTGGGAGGCCGAGTGGCAAGAGCTGAAGAGGAGGGGCTGCCTCACGCTGGTTACCGCCTTCTCCAGGGAGCAG CAGCAGAAAGTGTACGTGCAGCACCGGCTGAGGGAGCACGGGCCCCTGGTGTGGGAGCTTATAAACCAACAGGGAGCCTACTTCTACCTGGCTGG GAATGCCAAGTCCATGCCGGCCGAGGTCACGGAGGCCTTGACGTCTGTCTTCCAGGAGCAGGGCGGGCTGTCGGGGCCCGACGCTGCTAGCTACCTCACGGGGCTGCAGCGCGCACTCCGCTTCCAGGCCGAGACCTGGGCCTAG
- the NDOR1 gene encoding NADPH-dependent diflavin oxidoreductase 1 isoform X2 encodes MSSSILWPRSCTADCCSLGAAHSCPPAWVMTSMSWGPMPPSILGCESCGCRCRSASHHRLASVPSRQASLYPPSSPCISCRGPPRLRSSRHPQQALKSPPHSSDPSWHPWSPIRGSPVLHTSRTSGCSSSTSLALGFAAGDVVLIQPENSASHVQQFCQLLGLDPDQNFVLQPREPDATCPARLPQPCSVRHLVGRYLDVAGVPRRSLFELLASLSPDELEREKLLEFSSAGGQEALHAYCTRPRRTVLEVLCDFPHTAAAVPPDYLLDLIPPIRPRAFSIASSLVTLPGRLQILVAVVQYWTRLKEPRRGLCSCWLASLDPGQGPVQVPLWVQPGSLTFPETADTPVVMVGPGTGVAPFRAAIQERVARGQTGNVLFFGCRQRDQDFYWEAEWQELKRRGCLTLVTAFSREQQQKVYVQHRLREHGPLVWELINQQGAYFYLAGNAKSMPAEVTEALTSVFQEQGGLSGPDAASYLTGLQRALRFQAETWA; translated from the exons ATGTCAA GTTCAATTTTGTGGCCAAGAAGCTGCACCGCCGACTGCTGCAGCTTGGGGGCTGCGCactcctgcccgcctgcctgggtGATGACCAGCATGAGCTGGG GCCCGATGCCGCCATCGATCCTTGGCTGCGAGAGCTGTGGGTGCAGGTGCAGGAGCGCCTCCCATCACCGGCTGGCCTCAGTGCCATCCCGCCAGGCGTCCC TTTACCCTCCAAGTTCACCCTGCATTTCCTGCCGGGGACCCCCAAGACTGAGGAGCAGCAGGCACCCCCAGCAGGCCCTCAAGAGCCCCCCTCACAGCTCCGACCCTTCCTGGCACCCATGGTCTCCAATCAGAGGGTCACCGGTGCTTCACACTTCCAGGACGTCCGGCTGCTCGAGTTCGACATCGCTAGCTCTGGG CTTTGCAGCTGGGGATGTGGTGCTGATCCAGCCCGAGAACTCGGCCAGCCACGTCCAGCAGTTCTGCCAGCTGCTAGGTCTGGACCCGGATCAGAACTTTGTGCTGCAGCCCCGGGAGCCAG aTGCTACCTGCCCTGCGCGGCTGCCTCAGCCCTGCTCCGTGCGGCACCTGGTGGGCCGGTATTTGGACGTGGCCGGCGTCCCACGCCGCTCCCTCTTTGAGCTGCTGGCCAGCCTCTCCCCAGATGAGCTGGAGCGGGAGAAGCTGCTGGAATTCAGCTCAGCAGGGGGCCAGGAGGCCCTCCACGCCTACTGCACCCGGCCCCGAAGAACAGTCCTGGAG GTGCTCTGTGACTTTCCTCACACAGCGGCAGCCGTGCCCCCCGACTACCTGCTGGACCTTATACCCCCAATCCGACCACGCGCCTTCTCCATCGCCTCCTCCCTGGTG ACCCTCCCTGGGCGGCTGCAGATCCTGGTGGCCGTGGTGCAGTACTGGACACGCCTCAAGGAGCCCCGCCGGGGCCTGTGCTCCTGCTGGCTAGCTTCTCTGGACCCTGGACAAG GACCTGTCCAGGTGCCCCTGTGGGTGCAGCCTGGGAGCCTGACCTTCCCAGAGACGGCAGATACACCAGTGGTCATGGTGGGGCCTGGGACTGGGGTGGCCCCCTTCCGAGCGGCCATCCAGGAGCGAGTGGCCAGGGGCCAGACCG GGAACGTGCTATTCTTTGGCTGCCGCCAGCGGGACCAAGATTTCTACTGGGAGGCCGAGTGGCAAGAGCTGAAGAGGAGGGGCTGCCTCACGCTGGTTACCGCCTTCTCCAGGGAGCAG CAGCAGAAAGTGTACGTGCAGCACCGGCTGAGGGAGCACGGGCCCCTGGTGTGGGAGCTTATAAACCAACAGGGAGCCTACTTCTACCTGGCTGG GAATGCCAAGTCCATGCCGGCCGAGGTCACGGAGGCCTTGACGTCTGTCTTCCAGGAGCAGGGCGGGCTGTCGGGGCCCGACGCTGCTAGCTACCTCACGGGGCTGCAGCGCGCACTCCGCTTCCAGGCCGAGACCTGGGCCTAG
- the TMEM203 gene encoding transmembrane protein 203, translating into MLFSLRELVQWLGFATFEIFVHLLALLVFSVLLALRVDDLVPRLSWWNVFVPFFAADGLSAYFTTIVSVRLFQDGEKRLAVLRLFWVLTVLSLKFVFEMLLCQKLVEQTRELWFGLITSPVFILLQLLMIRACRVN; encoded by the coding sequence ATGCTCTTCTCGCTGCGGGAGCTGGTGCAGTGGCTGGGCTTTGCCACTTTCGAGATCTTCGTGCACCTGCTGGCCTTGCTGGTGTTTTCTGTGCTACTGGCACTGCGTGTGGACGACCTGGTCCCCCGCCTCTCCTGGTGGAACGTGTTCGTGCCCTTCTTCGCCGCTGACGGCCTCAGCGCCTACTTCACTACCATCGTGTCCGTGCGCCTCTTCCAGGACGGAGAGAAAAGGCTGGCCGTGCTTCGCCTCTTCTGGGTCCTCACCGTCCTGAGCCTCAAGTTCGTCTTTGAGATGCTACTGTGCCAGAAGCTGGTGGAGCAGACGCGCGAGCTCTGGTTCGGCCTGATCACGTCGCCTGTCTTCATTCTCCTGCAGCTGCTCATGATCCGCGCCTGCCGGGTCAACTAG